In a genomic window of Deltaproteobacteria bacterium:
- a CDS encoding PAS domain-containing protein, whose protein sequence is MGRKLTYKELEQRVKELERELLERRQAEEAMLETQERFRAVADFTFDWEYWISPEGTYVYVSPSCERITGYSPEEFQKDPDLLQAITHPQDRAAVSKHLQEELKSRGILSLDFRIIHRSGQERWIAHVCQQVFATNGDLLGRRASNRDITKRKQAEEALRQTHDELYRLSQELEKKVQERTEELQEKSRQLVEVEKLAALGKMANRVAHDLRNPLTIIGGFARRMYEKTPDDHPNKRYLRIIVKETSILENRISEIVDSN, encoded by the coding sequence ATGGGCAGAAAACTCACTTACAAAGAACTGGAACAAAGGGTGAAGGAACTGGAAAGAGAACTCCTTGAGCGTCGGCAGGCAGAGGAGGCGATGCTCGAGACACAGGAGAGGTTCCGCGCTGTCGCAGATTTTACGTTCGACTGGGAGTACTGGATCTCCCCGGAAGGAACCTATGTTTACGTTTCGCCGTCGTGTGAGCGGATAACCGGTTATAGCCCAGAGGAGTTTCAGAAAGACCCGGATCTGCTTCAGGCGATCACACACCCCCAGGATCGTGCTGCGGTCTCGAAACACCTGCAAGAGGAGTTGAAGAGCCGGGGCATCCTGTCCCTGGACTTTCGCATTATCCACCGGAGCGGCCAGGAGAGATGGATAGCCCATGTCTGCCAGCAGGTTTTCGCTACCAACGGAGACCTCCTTGGCAGGCGAGCAAGCAACCGGGATATCACAAAGCGTAAACAGGCAGAAGAGGCGCTGCGCCAGACTCACGATGAACTATACAGACTCAGCCAGGAACTGGAGAAGAAGGTTCAGGAGAGGACCGAGGAGTTGCAGGAGAAGAGCAGACAACTGGTCGAAGTGGAAAAGCTCGCAGCCCTCGGCAAGATGGCAAACAGGGTGGCCCATGACCTGAGGAATCCGCTCACCATCATCGGCGGTTTTGCCCGGAGGATGTATGAAAAGACACCTGACGACCACCCGAACAAACGGTATCTCAGGATAATCGTGAAGGAGACTTCCATACTCGAAAACCGGATCTCAGAAATCGTGGACTCCAACTGA
- a CDS encoding response regulator: MPNTRVLIVDDERGIRDVLREFFEGEGFEVFEAADGADALELARREHFDVVLTDLKMPGLDGLQTLKEIRHLLPDTAALILTGYPSTESAVTALEMGCDGYLNKPVDLSLLKYMTLRGLIYRKWERKTN, from the coding sequence ATGCCCAACACACGGGTCCTCATCGTCGATGATGAAAGAGGCATTCGGGACGTGCTGAGGGAGTTCTTCGAGGGAGAAGGCTTCGAGGTATTCGAGGCGGCCGACGGGGCAGATGCCTTGGAGCTCGCCAGAAGAGAGCACTTCGATGTAGTCCTGACAGACCTGAAGATGCCGGGGTTGGACGGCCTCCAGACCCTCAAGGAGATCAGGCATCTTCTCCCGGACACAGCCGCCCTTATCCTTACGGGTTATCCCTCAACGGAGAGCGCCGTCACGGCCTTGGAAATGGGATGCGACGGCTATCTGAACAAACCCGTCGACCTCAGCCTTCTCAAGTATATGACTCTCCGGGGGCTCATCTACCGAAAATGGGAAAGGAAAACAAACTGA
- a CDS encoding saccharopine dehydrogenase NADP-binding domain-containing protein, with protein MKKVLIIGAGAQGGPCASILARDGDVSEVVLGDIDLDLANRVREKIGSEKIRAVRLDASSIEDVQRAAEGAKAIINLTLTAFNSNIMKGALASGCHYVDTSFGEPVLLDIRARDNILSQIIENRPLELDGEFKKAGLTALVGCGKSPGMVNVLARYVCDRLNRVEEIRIRLCTKSLKGSREVVRPWEPTWSPFRALWGYAVEPTIFEDGEYRKHPLFDGCEEYDFPDPVGRVMISYHQHQEPITLPHFIGKGIRYCDFKYAVDPIAGALVKMGFGDPEAIEVGGVRVVPRDVLLKLVRQPVNAFLAENEEVVRRPLESASFMVTDVAGLVSGERLNYTITCPFCFPQVEERMEVYRRFGTTLIGVALPAVVGAKMCMDGEAEKGVIAAECLDAGNFLKRMARMGGPVRFHELCSRNVTVT; from the coding sequence ATGAAGAAGGTACTCATTATAGGAGCTGGGGCCCAGGGCGGGCCTTGTGCCTCGATCCTGGCCAGGGACGGAGACGTATCCGAGGTGGTTTTGGGTGATATAGATCTCGATCTGGCTAACAGGGTGAGGGAGAAGATCGGGAGTGAAAAGATCAGGGCAGTCAGGCTCGACGCGAGCAGTATCGAGGACGTGCAAAGAGCTGCTGAGGGGGCGAAGGCTATCATAAATTTGACCCTCACGGCCTTCAACTCGAACATAATGAAGGGTGCCCTGGCCTCCGGATGTCATTACGTGGACACGTCCTTTGGCGAACCCGTCCTACTGGACATAAGGGCCAGGGATAATATCCTGTCGCAGATAATAGAGAACAGACCCCTTGAGCTGGATGGAGAGTTCAAGAAGGCGGGGCTGACGGCTCTTGTGGGGTGCGGGAAGTCTCCGGGGATGGTCAACGTGCTTGCCAGGTATGTCTGTGACAGGCTGAATCGCGTGGAGGAGATTCGCATTCGGCTCTGTACGAAGTCCCTCAAGGGCTCTCGCGAGGTCGTCCGACCTTGGGAACCCACATGGTCACCCTTCCGGGCGCTCTGGGGATATGCGGTTGAACCGACCATATTCGAAGACGGGGAGTACAGAAAACACCCTCTCTTTGACGGTTGCGAAGAGTACGACTTCCCGGATCCGGTCGGCCGGGTTATGATTTCCTATCATCAACATCAGGAACCGATAACGCTTCCCCATTTCATAGGTAAGGGGATCCGATACTGCGACTTCAAGTATGCCGTCGATCCCATCGCCGGGGCTCTTGTCAAGATGGGGTTCGGAGACCCGGAAGCCATCGAGGTGGGAGGCGTGAGGGTGGTGCCACGAGACGTTTTGCTTAAATTGGTCCGCCAGCCTGTAAACGCATTTCTTGCAGAAAATGAAGAGGTTGTCAGACGTCCGCTTGAATCGGCGAGCTTCATGGTTACCGATGTGGCGGGCTTGGTGTCAGGAGAGAGGCTGAACTACACGATAACCTGCCCCTTCTGCTTTCCTCAAGTGGAAGAGAGGATGGAGGTTTACAGGAGATTCGGAACCACCCTGATCGGTGTTGCCCTGCCCGCCGTTGTTGGAGCCAAGATGTGTATGGATGGGGAGGCCGAAAAGGGAGTAATCGCGGCCGAATGCCTTGATGCGGGGAACTTCCTGAAGAGGATGGCCAGGATGGGTGGGCCTGTGAGGTTTCATGAGCTCTGTTCGAGGAACGTGACCGTTACATGA
- a CDS encoding radical SAM protein — MQIPDFLKELAACELCEHRCRVNRLAGEKGVCRVDMPVVASATLHPAPPESYTVFMAGCNYKCLNCQNCTISQYPDNGSIQRGYIDPRELARECIDRLRSLSAKVMGADRIFFSGGEPTLHLPYLERVVKEARRIEPETKVNFDTNGYMTEASLKRVLDFATSITYDLKAYDDELHLALTGASSHPVLRNAEYIGRYAKDKLWEYRILVIPRVNEGQIEPLVRFVADIDRSLPVCFLAFRPNFVLDRHPGAGRNLMDDCVRIAGDAGLKHAYWAGLTDVPGTVAETEPRAREKYTSDEARLAGPYASRSGCRTHPRGCSVCPANQACELKRYVPKRQT; from the coding sequence ATGCAAATCCCGGACTTTCTCAAGGAACTGGCTGCCTGTGAGCTCTGCGAACACAGATGCAGGGTCAACCGGCTGGCAGGAGAGAAAGGCGTCTGCCGGGTAGACATGCCAGTCGTTGCTTCGGCCACTTTGCATCCTGCCCCGCCTGAAAGCTACACTGTCTTCATGGCCGGGTGCAATTACAAGTGCCTGAACTGCCAGAACTGTACCATCTCCCAATACCCGGACAACGGTTCGATTCAGCGCGGCTACATCGATCCCCGGGAACTGGCCAGGGAGTGCATAGACAGACTCCGCTCTCTTTCGGCCAAGGTGATGGGCGCTGACCGAATCTTCTTTTCAGGAGGGGAACCGACCCTCCACCTCCCCTATCTCGAAAGGGTTGTGAAAGAGGCGAGAAGAATAGAGCCGGAAACCAAAGTGAATTTCGATACCAACGGCTATATGACCGAGGCCAGTTTGAAGAGAGTGCTCGATTTTGCCACCTCAATCACTTACGATCTCAAGGCCTATGACGATGAGCTTCACCTCGCCCTCACGGGGGCATCCAGTCACCCCGTCTTGAGGAACGCCGAATATATCGGAAGATATGCAAAAGACAAGCTCTGGGAGTATCGTATCCTCGTCATACCCAGGGTCAACGAAGGCCAGATAGAGCCCCTCGTAAGATTCGTAGCCGATATCGATCGATCTTTGCCTGTCTGTTTTCTGGCATTCAGGCCGAATTTCGTGCTGGACCGCCATCCCGGGGCAGGGAGGAATCTCATGGACGACTGTGTCAGGATCGCTGGGGATGCCGGCCTTAAGCACGCGTACTGGGCCGGACTGACCGACGTTCCGGGAACCGTTGCCGAAACCGAACCGAGGGCCAGAGAGAAGTACACATCGGATGAGGCGCGACTTGCAGGGCCCTACGCCTCCCGTTCGGGCTGCCGTACACATCCCAGAGGGTGTTCCGTCTGTCCGGCCAACCAGGCCTGCGAACTCAAGAGATACGTACCCAAGAGGCAGACATAG
- a CDS encoding Sir2 family NAD-dependent protein deacetylase, producing MDTQIIRGTALIGEARRILVFSGAGLSTESGIPDFRSPGGVWSRYDPADFYFDRIISDEGARTRYWQMSTEAYQTMKKAAPNRGHLAVKTLEDRGKLLAIVTQNIDSLHHKAGNSPEKIIELHGTAFSVSCLSCGKKYDRDEIEERIRSGVRVPYCDDCSGILKPDTISFGQPMPEQKMAQALRYAEQCDLCMVLGSSLVVYPAASIPVHAVEKGAKLMIINRDKTPLDSLAEVVVHESVSKALEAMI from the coding sequence ATGGATACTCAAATCATCAGAGGTACCGCCCTGATAGGAGAAGCCCGGAGGATCCTGGTCTTCTCAGGAGCCGGGCTCAGTACCGAATCCGGCATTCCGGACTTTAGAAGCCCCGGGGGAGTCTGGAGCAGATACGATCCCGCGGACTTCTATTTTGATAGAATCATATCCGACGAAGGCGCCAGGACGAGATACTGGCAGATGAGCACCGAGGCTTACCAGACCATGAAGAAGGCCGCACCCAACCGGGGCCATCTGGCCGTCAAAACACTGGAAGACAGGGGAAAACTGCTCGCCATCGTGACCCAGAACATCGACTCCCTGCACCACAAGGCCGGAAACTCTCCGGAGAAAATCATCGAACTCCACGGAACCGCCTTCTCGGTCTCCTGTCTCAGTTGCGGGAAGAAGTACGACAGGGATGAGATCGAAGAGCGGATCAGGTCAGGAGTGAGAGTACCTTACTGCGACGACTGCTCAGGCATCCTTAAACCCGATACAATATCTTTCGGTCAGCCCATGCCCGAGCAAAAAATGGCCCAGGCCCTCAGGTATGCGGAGCAGTGTGATCTCTGCATGGTACTGGGTTCATCCCTCGTGGTCTATCCCGCTGCATCCATACCGGTCCACGCCGTCGAGAAGGGGGCGAAACTGATGATTATCAACCGAGACAAGACTCCCCTCGATTCACTTGCAGAAGTCGTCGTTCATGAATCGGTCTCCAAAGCCCTCGAGGCGATGATCTAA
- a CDS encoding radical SAM protein, which yields MVLSRFESPEGEIFSCYKACRLCPRQCGIDRTSGQKGFCGEGAHMRIAAIVAHHGEEPPISGKRGSGAVFFAGCSLGCLFCQNHQISREGVGRVWSVQEVADRLVELYEESGIHNVNYVTSDHFFPHTMEIANLLQERGVRIPVVHNLSGYQSLESLRMIESASDIYLADFKYGESALAQSLARCADYPAVALEALSEMVRQKGFLDTFSGSDENLATWSQGESILSTAGKGVLVRHLILPGYVENSLEVLKMLFLEFGRDLPLSLMSQYAPVRRFPSGSPLNRRVTGKEFDMVLDYALELGFRNLFVQYPDGEGESLPFLPDFRETDPFPATRAGREG from the coding sequence GTGGTTCTGTCACGTTTCGAGTCTCCGGAAGGGGAGATCTTCTCCTGTTACAAGGCCTGCAGGCTCTGCCCGCGCCAGTGCGGGATAGATAGGACCTCGGGCCAGAAGGGATTCTGCGGGGAGGGAGCCCACATGAGGATCGCCGCGATTGTGGCACACCATGGGGAGGAACCGCCAATCAGCGGTAAAAGGGGCTCTGGTGCGGTCTTTTTTGCCGGCTGTTCCCTGGGCTGCCTCTTTTGCCAGAACCATCAGATATCAAGGGAGGGCGTGGGCAGGGTCTGGTCCGTGCAGGAGGTGGCGGATCGGCTGGTCGAGTTGTATGAGGAGAGCGGTATCCACAATGTAAACTACGTGACATCTGACCACTTTTTCCCTCATACCATGGAGATCGCCAATCTCCTGCAGGAAAGAGGTGTTCGCATACCGGTGGTCCATAACCTTTCAGGCTATCAAAGCTTGGAATCTCTGAGGATGATCGAGTCAGCCAGCGATATCTACCTGGCCGACTTCAAATACGGGGAGAGTGCTCTGGCCCAATCCCTGGCCCGGTGTGCCGACTATCCTGCGGTTGCTCTGGAGGCCCTCTCGGAGATGGTGCGGCAGAAAGGGTTCCTCGATACCTTCTCCGGATCGGATGAGAATCTCGCAACCTGGTCCCAGGGAGAGAGTATCCTTTCAACAGCCGGAAAAGGCGTTCTCGTACGCCACCTCATTCTACCGGGATACGTTGAGAATTCCCTGGAAGTGCTGAAGATGCTCTTCTTGGAGTTTGGCAGAGACTTGCCCTTGAGCCTTATGAGCCAGTATGCTCCGGTCCGTCGGTTCCCTTCCGGCTCTCCCCTCAATCGAAGGGTGACGGGCAAAGAGTTCGACATGGTCCTCGACTACGCCCTGGAACTCGGCTTCAGAAATCTGTTTGTACAATACCCCGATGGGGAAGGGGAGAGCCTGCCGTTTCTACCGGATTTTCGAGAAACAGACCCCTTTCCCGCCACAAGGGCCGGGAGGGAGGGTTGA
- a CDS encoding DUF72 domain-containing protein, whose amino-acid sequence MGKRDGIKVGCCGFVVSQQKYFQLFKLIEIQNTFYQLPELRTAQRWRDSAPPGFEFTMKAWQLITHQSSSPTYRRLRIKIDPSRSGNYGRFQPTAEVLEAWDKTGLFARTLGASVMLFQCPASFGPTRDNLSNMRRFFGLIDRRGLRFAWEPRGFWPEGLIAELCEELDLVHCVDPFKNTPQSGDFQYFRLHGITGFGYRYSDHDLVRLKGWAERRPTYLLFNNNSMRDDALRMMKLTAAKG is encoded by the coding sequence ATGGGGAAAAGAGACGGAATCAAGGTCGGCTGCTGCGGTTTCGTCGTTTCACAGCAAAAGTACTTTCAACTCTTCAAGCTGATCGAGATCCAGAACACCTTCTACCAACTCCCCGAGCTCAGGACCGCCCAGAGGTGGCGTGACTCGGCACCACCGGGATTTGAGTTCACCATGAAGGCCTGGCAGCTGATCACTCACCAGTCAAGTAGCCCCACATACAGGCGCCTGAGAATCAAAATCGACCCGTCGAGGTCAGGAAACTACGGGCGGTTCCAACCTACGGCAGAGGTGCTCGAGGCCTGGGACAAAACCGGCCTTTTCGCCAGGACGCTGGGAGCCTCCGTCATGCTGTTCCAGTGTCCCGCAAGCTTTGGCCCTACTCGTGACAACCTCTCCAATATGCGTCGTTTTTTCGGTCTCATAGACCGGCGGGGACTCCGCTTTGCCTGGGAGCCGCGCGGCTTCTGGCCGGAAGGACTTATCGCCGAGCTCTGCGAGGAGTTGGACCTGGTCCACTGCGTCGACCCCTTCAAGAACACGCCCCAGTCCGGAGACTTCCAGTACTTCCGGCTTCACGGCATCACGGGTTTCGGCTACCGTTACTCGGATCACGATTTGGTGCGGCTCAAGGGATGGGCTGAAAGGAGACCGACCTACCTCCTCTTCAATAACAACTCCATGAGGGATGATGCCCTGCGGATGATGAAGCTGACTGCTGCAAAGGGATAG
- a CDS encoding DNA-3-methyladenine glycosylase has protein sequence MKNRSRAPVARGGGPARGSGEIGIGFFGRNTLLVAQDLLGKKIEYRGCTGIIVETEAYRDDPASHSRVRSKRTRLLRETYGSIYVYLAYGIHVCLNFTTEADGAGAVLVRAVEPLEGIEMMELRRKTRDRYHLTNGPGRLCQAFGIGMDLFGEPVGRRLKILDGIEPQRIQRSRRIGISRARDLEWRFFIPGSRFVGPERSGRSRPGT, from the coding sequence ATGAAAAACAGATCTAGGGCCCCTGTTGCGCGGGGTGGAGGCCCGGCAAGAGGGTCCGGAGAGATAGGCATCGGTTTCTTCGGAAGGAACACCCTCCTTGTCGCCCAGGATCTCCTGGGAAAGAAGATCGAGTACAGGGGCTGTACGGGTATCATCGTGGAGACAGAGGCGTATCGGGATGATCCGGCCTCGCACAGCAGGGTGAGATCAAAGAGGACACGGCTTCTCAGGGAGACCTATGGCTCGATTTACGTGTATCTCGCCTACGGCATCCATGTCTGCCTGAACTTCACAACCGAGGCAGACGGTGCCGGTGCGGTACTCGTCAGGGCCGTTGAACCCCTCGAGGGCATCGAGATGATGGAACTTCGGAGAAAGACAAGAGACCGCTATCACCTTACAAACGGCCCTGGAAGACTCTGCCAGGCCTTTGGTATCGGGATGGATTTGTTCGGAGAACCTGTGGGACGGAGGCTGAAGATCCTCGACGGGATTGAACCCCAACGGATCCAAAGAAGCCGCCGGATCGGGATCTCCAGAGCACGCGATCTGGAATGGAGGTTTTTCATCCCGGGCAGCCGCTTTGTCGGTCCTGAAAGAAGCGGCCGGAGCAGACCCGGTACCTGA
- a CDS encoding class I SAM-dependent methyltransferase, translated as MSTYLWMKILESTPGWYDRGVRALTLGRLERTYDRLSSWIGEGQRVLDLGCGTGALTIRAACKGAKVKGIDTSPGMLEIAARRVEESELSENVELCQMGVAELGREGTGFYDIVMSGLCLSEFTGEEIAFTLKEVERILKPGGLLLVADETRATICSKRILNWLIRLPFVVPAYLSAHGMPRPLNNLPEKVGFAGLEIVSVRSNGLESFMEVVARKPVR; from the coding sequence ATGAGCACTTATCTGTGGATGAAGATCCTCGAATCCACTCCCGGCTGGTACGACAGGGGTGTGCGTGCTCTTACCCTGGGGAGGCTGGAGAGGACCTACGATCGTCTGTCATCCTGGATAGGGGAGGGGCAGAGGGTGCTTGATCTCGGCTGTGGGACAGGAGCCCTGACGATCAGAGCCGCCTGCAAAGGAGCAAAGGTGAAGGGGATCGATACAAGCCCCGGGATGTTGGAAATTGCAGCGAGGCGGGTAGAGGAATCCGAGCTTTCGGAGAATGTGGAGCTCTGCCAGATGGGTGTGGCCGAGCTTGGAAGGGAAGGAACCGGTTTCTATGATATTGTCATGAGCGGCCTCTGTCTTTCCGAATTCACCGGGGAAGAGATCGCCTTTACGCTGAAAGAAGTTGAAAGAATCCTGAAGCCAGGGGGACTTCTGCTCGTCGCGGACGAGACAAGAGCCACGATCTGCTCAAAGAGGATCCTCAACTGGCTGATAAGGCTTCCCTTTGTGGTTCCGGCCTATCTTTCGGCCCATGGGATGCCAAGGCCTCTCAACAACCTCCCTGAGAAAGTAGGATTTGCAGGTTTGGAGATAGTCTCGGTGAGATCCAATGGATTGGAGAGTTTCATGGAAGTGGTCGCAAGGAAACCTGTGAGGTAA
- a CDS encoding M28 family peptidase: MPGESYQGSVPPLTDAETRLRDALRRHVETLAGDIGERNAMLYANLAAAADFLETSVSEMGYRVRLEGYDVGKMRCKNIEVEIQGRDRPEEIVVVGAHYDSVSGSPGANDNATGAAAVLELCRLFRGKTISRTLRLVEFVNEEPPFFRSHEMGSLVYARHCRKRGEKIVAMLSLETIGYYSDEKGSQNYPAPLGLVYPSTGNFVAFVGNTSSRRLVCQVVASFRSHAQYPSEGGALPGFIPGIGSSDHWAFWQQGYQAVMVTDTAPFRYPYYHSPYDTPDRVRYDQMARVVAGLEGVVLDLVKR, from the coding sequence ATGCCGGGCGAGAGCTATCAGGGATCCGTGCCGCCCCTCACGGACGCCGAAACAAGACTCCGCGATGCCCTCCGGCGCCATGTAGAGACCCTGGCAGGTGATATCGGCGAGCGCAACGCCATGCTCTACGCGAACCTCGCTGCCGCGGCCGATTTTCTCGAAACCTCGGTTTCGGAGATGGGCTACCGTGTCCGGTTGGAGGGTTACGATGTAGGAAAAATGAGGTGCAAGAACATCGAGGTGGAAATTCAGGGAAGGGACCGGCCCGAGGAGATTGTTGTTGTTGGAGCCCACTATGACTCCGTAAGTGGCTCGCCCGGTGCAAACGATAATGCGACCGGCGCCGCCGCTGTGCTTGAGTTATGCCGCCTTTTCAGGGGCAAGACGATTTCACGGACCCTCCGCCTGGTCGAGTTCGTGAACGAGGAGCCCCCCTTTTTCAGGTCTCATGAGATGGGAAGCCTGGTCTACGCGAGACACTGCCGCAAGCGTGGTGAAAAGATCGTCGCCATGCTGAGCCTCGAGACCATAGGCTACTATTCCGACGAAAAGGGAAGCCAGAACTATCCCGCACCCCTCGGGTTGGTCTATCCGTCTACGGGGAACTTCGTCGCCTTTGTTGGAAACACTTCGTCAAGAAGACTCGTCTGCCAGGTGGTGGCCTCCTTTCGATCCCATGCGCAGTATCCTTCAGAGGGTGGGGCGCTGCCAGGCTTCATTCCGGGGATAGGCTCATCGGACCACTGGGCCTTCTGGCAGCAAGGATACCAGGCGGTAATGGTGACAGACACTGCTCCTTTCCGCTACCCCTATTACCACAGCCCCTATGACACTCCTGACAGGGTGAGATACGACCAGATGGCCAGGGTGGTAGCCGGTTTGGAGGGAGTCGTCCTTGATCTGGTAAAGAGATAG
- a CDS encoding DUF362 domain-containing protein, producing MKAGVSILRTASSPDLEAVCEDLHRGLEPLGGLEPFAPKGSMVLLKPNIGVAATPEEGRNTDPRVIEAMIILLREVGVGEIIIGESSVVGTDTLEAFRAAGVDRIARQYGIPLVDLKRHGIVTREVPDPLILPSIRLSSIIDEVDLILDLPKLKTIFAVPISIGMKNLKGLLPDAEKKRFHHTDLSKAIVDLNKVVRPRLTVVDGIISSELYEPRETNILIAGGDVLAVDAVASSVIGLDPHEIEYLRLAGRADLGALDLERIDILGESLSESRLNLKLAPDRTEGFAGLYPEVEIVDGQPCSGCVASLYLSLKRAKERGLLERLPDLKLALGSKIGGLPPGERVLCLGNCTKKLKGKYFLPGCPFMAMEFCDLLERGLRK from the coding sequence GTGAAGGCCGGAGTTTCCATTCTGCGTACCGCGAGTTCACCAGATCTGGAAGCGGTCTGTGAGGATTTGCACCGGGGCTTGGAACCGCTCGGGGGGCTTGAGCCTTTCGCACCCAAGGGCTCGATGGTGCTTTTGAAACCGAACATAGGGGTGGCGGCAACACCCGAGGAGGGGAGGAACACAGATCCCAGAGTCATCGAGGCAATGATAATCCTGCTCCGAGAAGTCGGTGTAGGGGAGATTATCATCGGAGAGTCCTCGGTTGTGGGCACAGACACGCTCGAAGCATTTCGCGCAGCAGGGGTAGACAGGATTGCACGGCAGTATGGCATACCGCTGGTCGACCTGAAAAGACACGGGATCGTGACCAGGGAGGTCCCGGATCCGCTGATCCTGCCCTCAATACGGCTCAGTTCCATAATCGACGAGGTCGATCTGATCCTTGACCTTCCCAAGCTCAAGACGATTTTTGCCGTACCCATAAGCATCGGAATGAAGAATCTGAAAGGCCTTCTGCCGGACGCTGAAAAGAAGCGTTTCCATCATACGGACTTGAGCAAGGCCATCGTCGACCTGAACAAGGTGGTCAGGCCCCGGCTTACTGTCGTGGACGGCATCATCTCAAGCGAACTCTACGAGCCGAGAGAGACGAATATCCTGATCGCAGGCGGTGATGTGTTAGCCGTGGATGCGGTCGCTTCGAGCGTCATCGGTCTGGATCCCCATGAAATAGAGTACTTGCGCCTGGCAGGCAGGGCCGATCTCGGAGCCCTGGATCTCGAAAGAATCGATATCCTGGGGGAGTCCTTGTCCGAAAGCCGCCTGAACCTGAAGCTCGCCCCGGATCGAACCGAAGGGTTTGCCGGTCTCTATCCAGAGGTGGAAATCGTCGACGGCCAACCCTGTTCAGGGTGCGTGGCGAGCCTCTATCTAAGCCTCAAGAGGGCCAAAGAAAGGGGGCTCCTGGAGAGACTCCCGGATCTAAAGTTGGCTCTGGGCTCAAAGATAGGCGGCCTTCCACCCGGGGAAAGAGTTCTCTGCCTGGGAAACTGCACCAAGAAACTCAAGGGCAAGTATTTCCTCCCCGGGTGCCCTTTCATGGCCATGGAGTTCTGTGACCTCCTGGAAAGGGGGCTCAGGAAATAG
- a CDS encoding pyridoxamine 5'-phosphate oxidase family protein, whose translation MELFNRWPRIGTLSTADKTGDVNVAVSGSPRMTDENTVVMGIGQNRTFRNLQRNPKAVFIVMEPGQTVMDWKGARVYLEAVDMETSGPFYRKIKHDIATAAGQQAAEMIHAAIRFRITGVRPIVDRG comes from the coding sequence ATGGAATTGTTCAACCGGTGGCCGAGGATCGGGACGCTCAGCACGGCCGACAAGACCGGCGATGTAAACGTTGCAGTGTCCGGTTCACCCAGGATGACCGATGAGAACACAGTGGTCATGGGGATCGGCCAGAACCGGACTTTCAGAAACCTCCAGAGAAATCCCAAGGCCGTTTTCATCGTCATGGAACCGGGTCAGACCGTTATGGACTGGAAGGGAGCAAGGGTCTACCTCGAGGCTGTGGATATGGAAACGAGCGGCCCTTTCTACAGGAAGATAAAACACGATATTGCAACGGCCGCAGGCCAGCAGGCCGCCGAGATGATCCATGCGGCGATTCGTTTCAGGATAACCGGGGTGAGGCCCATTGTGGACAGAGGCTGA
- a CDS encoding TIGR01457 family HAD-type hydrolase: MIKGVFLDLDGTVYCGSEVIPGAPEFIFRLKREGRRYLFVTNRSNRTPRQIASHLQDCGIPCEPGDIVTSAQATVEYLKEGRVFYIGEEGLHEAIVRGELEITEEAPDYVVVSLDRHITYEKMEKASRLIRNGARFVATNADRVLYTDSGPSPGTGAIVAAIAAASDAHPVYVGKPETIIIDMALERLGLSRQEVVIIGDNLKSDIKAGKNAGIRTILILTGVSSREDLRRATDKPTWVVEDYRELEELFDTI, from the coding sequence ATGATTAAGGGTGTTTTTCTCGATCTTGACGGGACGGTCTACTGTGGGAGCGAGGTGATTCCAGGTGCTCCGGAGTTCATATTTCGCCTCAAAAGAGAAGGGCGGAGATACCTCTTCGTCACGAACAGGTCCAATAGGACACCACGCCAGATAGCCTCACATCTCCAGGACTGCGGGATACCTTGCGAGCCTGGAGATATTGTGACATCCGCCCAGGCAACGGTTGAATACCTGAAGGAGGGCCGCGTCTTCTACATCGGCGAAGAGGGCCTGCACGAAGCCATCGTCCGCGGTGAATTGGAGATTACGGAGGAGGCGCCCGATTACGTCGTGGTGAGTCTTGATCGCCATATTACCTATGAAAAGATGGAGAAGGCAAGCCGGCTGATTCGGAACGGAGCCAGGTTTGTGGCTACCAATGCGGATAGGGTTCTTTACACCGACAGCGGCCCTTCGCCAGGGACCGGTGCAATCGTGGCGGCCATTGCCGCTGCCTCGGATGCTCATCCCGTGTACGTGGGGAAACCCGAGACCATCATCATCGATATGGCCCTGGAACGTCTAGGTCTGTCCAGGCAAGAAGTGGTCATTATCGGGGACAACCTGAAGAGTGACATCAAGGCCGGCAAGAACGCCGGAATTCGTACGATTCTCATTCTTACCGGCGTCTCCTCCAGGGAGGATCTGAGACGGGCCACAGACAAACCCACCTGGGTTGTGGAGGATTACAGAGAACTCGAGGAACTGTTCGACACCATATGA